Proteins encoded together in one Terriglobus saanensis SP1PR4 window:
- a CDS encoding glycosyltransferase, translating to MLDKANAGEPLAPVAKKAMSHFGVLSYKGTGHLNPLIALSRKLVDRGHRVTFFQSSALEQKIRQQGLEFCAIGECNSSPGRRDKPSSRLAAICNGVDRIAGDMETFLRVLPAAICNTGVDALVVGEIALSGPTVAEMLHLPYFIVSTSIPHNFGWDAPRSIVARGSWLERLQREILEVSVLRMRGPVCRRLDQYRMQIGLGPTREIQKTYPELAHITQIPQCFDLPRPSLPESFFYTGPFIEERTRASIGFPWDLLDGRPLIYASLGTTRKNDPMIFHRVAEACRSLNVQLVISLGGRRDPASFADLPGNPLVVSNAPQLELLKKAEIVITHAGPNTVLETLMEGKPMVALPMVLDQPAVAARLERLGAAEVLSIENRSTQQIHTAIMKVQNDPGYWGAAQKLQAQMRSILGLERAADIMEEALRRRASRTSSGQHLDDIRLTRN from the coding sequence ATGCTCGATAAGGCAAATGCTGGCGAGCCGCTCGCTCCGGTCGCAAAGAAAGCGATGTCACACTTCGGTGTACTTTCCTATAAAGGCACCGGGCATCTTAACCCGTTGATTGCTTTGTCGCGAAAATTGGTCGATCGAGGGCACCGGGTTACATTTTTCCAGAGTTCTGCACTTGAGCAGAAGATACGCCAGCAGGGCTTGGAGTTTTGCGCGATCGGCGAGTGCAACTCCAGTCCCGGAAGACGAGACAAGCCCTCATCCCGTCTCGCAGCGATATGTAATGGTGTGGACCGTATCGCCGGAGACATGGAGACGTTTCTCCGGGTGCTTCCCGCGGCGATTTGTAACACCGGAGTAGATGCGCTCGTCGTGGGTGAGATTGCGTTGTCCGGCCCCACCGTGGCTGAAATGCTGCATCTGCCTTACTTCATCGTGTCCACGTCTATACCGCATAACTTCGGTTGGGATGCTCCTCGGTCCATCGTGGCTCGCGGTTCGTGGCTTGAACGTTTGCAGAGGGAAATACTGGAAGTTTCTGTGCTTCGCATGAGAGGTCCTGTGTGTCGCAGGTTGGATCAATATAGGATGCAAATTGGTCTTGGGCCTACTCGCGAGATTCAAAAGACCTATCCAGAGTTGGCGCATATTACACAGATACCGCAGTGCTTTGATCTACCCCGACCGTCGCTCCCCGAAAGCTTCTTTTACACTGGCCCCTTTATCGAAGAAAGAACCAGAGCATCGATCGGATTTCCATGGGACTTACTGGATGGCCGCCCTTTGATCTACGCATCGCTGGGCACGACGCGAAAGAACGATCCTATGATCTTCCACCGAGTTGCTGAGGCCTGCAGGAGTTTGAATGTGCAGTTAGTGATTTCCCTCGGTGGGCGGCGAGACCCGGCATCCTTCGCAGATCTTCCCGGAAATCCTCTGGTCGTCAGCAATGCTCCACAACTTGAACTTTTAAAGAAAGCTGAAATCGTCATTACGCACGCTGGACCGAACACTGTGCTGGAAACACTGATGGAAGGAAAACCAATGGTTGCGCTTCCCATGGTTCTGGATCAACCGGCAGTCGCCGCTCGTTTGGAAAGACTCGGCGCTGCAGAGGTGCTTTCGATAGAAAACCGTTCGACTCAGCAGATCCACACCGCGATTATGAAAGTGCAAAATGATCCAGGCTATTGGGGTGCCGCCCAGAAGTTGCAAGCACAAATGCGCTCCATCCTGGGTCTCGAGCGTGCCGCAGACATCATGGAAGAGGCTTTGAGAAGGCGAGCCTCCAGAACATCCAGTGGACAACACTTGGATGACATTCGTCTCACAAGAAACTGA
- a CDS encoding amidohydrolase family protein: MDDQARDEVFELYRLGLLDAHTVLVHGLAMDHEGVALVQERGASLIVCPSSNMFLFGKLPDMNLLGKIESVALGNDSPLTAAGDLLDEVRFAIRSCSITPESAYRMVTEAAATILRLKDGEGKIRILGPGDLVAIRDTGHNAASRLQTLSMIEIEFVMIAGRVQLASEEVWKRLPSQVKEGLEPLLVEGVVRWLRAPVKELLRRAEEVLGAGEVRLGGRTVCSPVLQ, encoded by the coding sequence GTGGATGATCAAGCTCGTGATGAAGTATTCGAACTTTATCGGCTTGGATTGTTGGATGCGCATACCGTGCTTGTTCATGGCCTGGCTATGGATCACGAAGGTGTCGCATTGGTGCAGGAGAGAGGGGCATCGCTCATTGTCTGTCCCTCTTCCAACATGTTCCTCTTCGGCAAGCTTCCGGATATGAATTTGCTGGGCAAAATAGAAAGCGTCGCTCTCGGGAATGATTCACCTCTGACCGCAGCAGGGGACTTGCTCGATGAGGTCAGGTTTGCGATCAGGTCTTGCAGCATCACGCCGGAGAGTGCCTATCGCATGGTGACGGAGGCCGCCGCAACCATACTTCGATTGAAAGATGGCGAAGGAAAGATCCGGATCTTAGGGCCGGGCGATCTGGTCGCTATTCGGGATACGGGCCACAACGCAGCAAGCAGATTACAGACACTTTCGATGATAGAGATAGAGTTCGTAATGATCGCGGGACGCGTGCAACTGGCTTCGGAGGAAGTTTGGAAAAGACTTCCATCTCAGGTGAAAGAAGGACTAGAGCCTCTCTTGGTTGAGGGGGTGGTGCGTTGGCTACGCGCGCCGGTCAAAGAGTTATTACGCCGGGCGGAAGAGGTTCTCGGTGCAGGCGAAGTGCGTCTGGGAGGGCGGACGGTCTGTTCTCCGGTACTGCAGTAA
- a CDS encoding class I SAM-dependent methyltransferase yields MQTSNGIVHALPEERIQYYAQFIQDYERIRAAEGRGSQSEEYYLRLPYQDLTGKNSRQWEIRARSYDFLMKRVLKPNLGYEKVLDLGAGNCWMSFRLALAGYQPVAVDLLTNKYDGLAAAVTYQKRLPNPLPRFQAELVRLPFQSEQFDVVIFNASFHYSEDYVATLREAMRCVKRGGMVVISDTPWYAREESGRQMVAERQAIFLQRFDTASNSVKSLEYLTDERLRRLEEEFSIRWTVHSPWYGFKWFMRPWIARLRRRREPSRFRIYVARKHA; encoded by the coding sequence ATGCAGACTAGCAACGGAATCGTACATGCTTTGCCCGAAGAGAGAATTCAGTACTACGCCCAATTTATCCAGGATTACGAGCGAATCCGTGCAGCAGAGGGCCGAGGTAGCCAGAGTGAAGAGTACTATCTAAGACTTCCGTATCAGGACTTAACTGGCAAAAACAGCAGGCAGTGGGAGATCAGAGCGCGGAGTTACGACTTTCTGATGAAACGTGTGCTGAAGCCCAACCTTGGATATGAGAAGGTTCTGGACCTTGGCGCAGGCAACTGCTGGATGAGCTTTCGACTCGCTCTTGCCGGGTATCAACCTGTCGCGGTGGACCTGCTCACGAACAAGTACGATGGCCTCGCGGCCGCTGTGACCTATCAAAAACGTCTTCCAAATCCTCTGCCACGATTCCAGGCAGAACTGGTGCGTCTGCCATTTCAGAGTGAGCAGTTCGACGTAGTTATCTTCAATGCCTCCTTTCATTACTCCGAAGATTATGTTGCGACTCTCCGCGAGGCCATGCGTTGCGTCAAACGCGGAGGAATGGTCGTCATCAGTGACACCCCATGGTATGCGCGGGAGGAAAGTGGAAGGCAAATGGTCGCAGAACGCCAGGCCATATTTCTTCAGCGCTTTGATACGGCATCCAATTCGGTGAAAAGTCTTGAATATCTGACCGACGAGCGGTTGCGCAGGTTGGAGGAAGAGTTTTCCATTCGTTGGACAGTGCACTCTCCCTGGTATGGCTTCAAGTGGTTCATGCGTCCGTGGATCGCAAGACTACGCCGCCGGCGAGAACCGTCCCGCTTTCGGATTTATGTGGCGCGGAAACATGCGTGA
- a CDS encoding B12-binding domain-containing radical SAM protein, producing the protein MADVLLTHSYHLPYDAKQLRKMQPYTPIGTLYAATALRDHGISVAVFDAMLEPPAEKFLAMLLQHRPKIVAVYEDDFNFLSKMCLTRMREVAWEIAKASRDIGAIVIIHGSDSTDSPELFLENGFDYVLCGEAENVLVELCSSILTGTHLSEQDGLIKLDEQGQMVSSPQRLAKNPAWAHLSLPARDLIDLEPYRAAWLGAHGYFSTNMVASRGCPFRCNWCAKPISGNRFHLRAASAVAEEMELLKRAGVEHIWFGDDIFALNRHWVKEFAEEVTKRNAAVPFKVQSRADLMGEETVLHLKTAGCAEVWMGVESGAQTILDAMDKDITLDAIVASRERLKAAGIRACFFLQFGYPGETWVELQQTIALVRKLRPDDIGISFSYPLPGTAFYERVQMQLGAKRNWADSDDLCIMFRAAYTTDFYRAVREALHAEVDSWRVADSSGETDARVAALWRTVDQLEPISRDAEALSFSETAEGFIPPVIVPVEQLISIRKA; encoded by the coding sequence TTGGCTGATGTTCTACTCACTCATTCGTATCACCTACCGTACGACGCAAAGCAGCTGCGCAAGATGCAGCCATATACGCCGATCGGTACGCTCTACGCTGCCACGGCACTGCGCGATCACGGCATCTCAGTCGCCGTCTTCGATGCGATGCTTGAACCTCCCGCTGAGAAGTTCCTGGCGATGCTGCTGCAGCACCGGCCAAAGATCGTTGCCGTATATGAGGATGACTTCAACTTTCTCTCAAAGATGTGTCTGACGCGAATGAGGGAAGTAGCCTGGGAGATTGCGAAAGCTTCCAGGGACATCGGCGCTATCGTCATCATTCACGGTTCCGATTCCACAGATAGCCCAGAATTATTTCTCGAGAACGGATTCGACTATGTCCTTTGTGGAGAGGCAGAAAACGTCCTTGTAGAACTATGCTCTTCGATCCTTACGGGGACCCATTTATCAGAGCAGGATGGACTCATAAAACTTGATGAGCAGGGGCAGATGGTGAGTAGCCCGCAACGATTAGCAAAGAACCCTGCCTGGGCACATCTCTCTCTCCCCGCTCGTGATCTGATCGACTTGGAACCATATCGCGCAGCATGGCTTGGCGCACATGGCTATTTTTCAACGAACATGGTCGCCAGTCGCGGCTGTCCGTTTCGCTGCAACTGGTGTGCAAAACCGATCTCCGGCAATCGCTTTCATCTTCGCGCAGCTTCAGCGGTCGCGGAAGAGATGGAGTTGCTCAAGCGCGCAGGGGTAGAACACATCTGGTTCGGTGACGATATCTTCGCGCTGAATCGCCACTGGGTAAAAGAGTTTGCAGAAGAGGTTACGAAACGAAATGCAGCGGTGCCGTTCAAAGTGCAGTCGCGCGCCGATCTGATGGGTGAAGAAACTGTACTGCATTTGAAGACTGCAGGATGTGCAGAGGTTTGGATGGGCGTAGAGTCTGGTGCTCAAACCATCCTAGACGCGATGGACAAGGACATTACTCTCGATGCGATAGTGGCTTCTCGTGAGCGGCTGAAAGCGGCGGGCATTCGCGCATGCTTCTTTCTACAGTTCGGCTATCCGGGTGAAACCTGGGTCGAGCTTCAGCAGACGATCGCTTTGGTTCGGAAGTTACGACCTGACGACATTGGAATCTCCTTTTCGTATCCACTGCCGGGGACAGCCTTCTATGAGCGCGTCCAGATGCAACTTGGCGCCAAGCGTAACTGGGCCGACAGCGACGACCTCTGCATCATGTTCAGAGCCGCCTATACGACAGACTTTTATCGTGCTGTCCGCGAAGCTCTGCATGCCGAGGTTGATTCGTGGCGCGTGGCCGATTCATCCGGAGAGACGGACGCCAGGGTCGCAGCCTTATGGCGAACGGTGGATCAGTTAGAACCAATAAGCCGGGATGCGGAAGCCCTCTCGTTTTCTGAAACCGCGGAAGGCTTCATTCCTCCAGTGATTGTGCCCGTCGAGCAGCTGATTTCAATCAGGAAAGCATAG
- the ribA gene encoding GTP cyclohydrolase II yields MTLRQIAEVSLPTRWANFRLLGFEGVHQGSETGNGYQESALALVLGDIHNSPPVVRIHSQCTTGDVFHSLRCDCHDQLHLALRVIAEEGTGILLYEHQEGRGIGLMEKLRAYALQERGLDTIEANLQLGHAADLRDYRLPVEILRFLKIPSIRLMTNNPEKIDAVAAAGIEVIERLSADVPGSPYSEYYLAVKREKMGHISDLAPNKVEHFTRPDLIR; encoded by the coding sequence ATGACATTGAGACAAATCGCTGAAGTCAGTCTTCCAACACGCTGGGCCAATTTTCGCCTGCTAGGGTTTGAGGGCGTTCACCAGGGAAGCGAAACAGGGAATGGATACCAGGAGAGCGCTTTGGCCCTCGTGCTTGGCGACATTCATAACTCACCACCTGTAGTTCGCATTCATTCGCAATGCACCACTGGCGACGTATTTCACTCGCTGCGCTGCGACTGCCACGATCAGCTTCACTTGGCGTTGCGCGTCATTGCCGAAGAAGGCACCGGGATACTGCTCTATGAGCATCAGGAGGGGCGTGGGATCGGTCTTATGGAAAAGCTGCGCGCCTATGCACTCCAGGAGCGAGGTCTCGACACAATCGAAGCCAATTTGCAGTTGGGACATGCCGCTGACCTGCGTGACTATCGACTACCAGTCGAGATTCTCCGGTTTCTCAAAATCCCCTCCATACGGTTGATGACGAACAATCCAGAGAAAATCGACGCAGTCGCGGCCGCTGGAATTGAAGTGATCGAGCGTTTGAGTGCCGATGTGCCAGGAAGCCCCTATTCCGAGTACTATCTTGCCGTTAAACGCGAGAAGATGGGCCATATTTCCGACTTAGCGCCGAATAAAGTAGAGCACTTTACCCGGCCAGATCTCATTCGGTAA
- a CDS encoding class I SAM-dependent methyltransferase, which produces MTSSLRPAAFAFDAIAPAFDSRFGVWESVSAQRRAVRTALLQQFPAGGRVLEIGGGTGEDACFLAQRGFEVLLTDPSPTMVKLAKQKLRPFGSSAEIAAGEEMKDFATRYLSLGRPSFDGAFSNFAPLNCVADLEPVACGLARLLKPGSAAMLVFFGTCCPGEMVVESLRGRPHLALRRWKRGAVSARLAKREFQVVYHRRSEIVRAFSPWFALEQRIGIGVTVPPSAAEPWISKQPRLLAAMERWDRVLSHPLAMLGDHVLYQFRRTEQ; this is translated from the coding sequence ATGACTTCTTCTTTACGCCCAGCGGCTTTTGCCTTTGACGCGATTGCACCAGCGTTCGACTCGCGTTTTGGCGTATGGGAGAGTGTGAGCGCACAGCGACGCGCGGTACGTACAGCGTTGCTTCAACAGTTTCCTGCGGGCGGGCGCGTCCTGGAGATCGGTGGCGGCACGGGCGAAGATGCATGCTTTCTCGCGCAGCGTGGATTCGAAGTGCTGCTTACCGACCCCTCACCAACGATGGTGAAACTGGCAAAGCAAAAGCTACGGCCATTTGGTTCCTCCGCGGAGATTGCCGCGGGAGAAGAGATGAAAGACTTTGCCACGCGCTATCTATCGTTGGGCCGACCATCGTTCGATGGAGCTTTTTCCAACTTCGCGCCACTCAACTGCGTCGCCGATCTTGAGCCCGTCGCGTGTGGGTTGGCCCGCCTTTTGAAGCCTGGTTCGGCCGCGATGCTGGTATTTTTCGGTACTTGTTGCCCCGGAGAAATGGTTGTAGAGAGTCTTCGCGGACGGCCGCATCTGGCGCTTCGCCGTTGGAAGCGCGGCGCTGTATCGGCCAGATTGGCAAAACGCGAGTTTCAGGTTGTCTATCACCGTCGCTCGGAGATAGTCCGCGCATTTTCTCCCTGGTTTGCCCTCGAACAGAGAATCGGCATCGGCGTGACCGTGCCGCCCAGTGCGGCAGAGCCGTGGATTTCGAAACAACCACGACTGCTCGCAGCGATGGAGCGCTGGGACCGTGTTCTTTCCCATCCTCTGGCGATGCTGGGAGATCACGTGCTGTACCAATTTCGCCGCACAGAACAATAA
- a CDS encoding nucleotidyltransferase family protein, with amino-acid sequence MALDSVQIRTRSLLRRLKNGDVSKPLSREQKIHEAILLSFSSPVPDQVGQLLHLSSREWQRLLHWLDVSGLTLYLLERFKELGLRDTLPQPVLDRLQQNMDDNKKRTQGMLEESIALQREFQQAGLSYAVMKGVSLCPISVPRPELRHQFDLDYLIAERSVPEARRVLERRGYRLYAISGKSWEFKLNETPHVSTKDFYKDLPDRAVELHLETETSSQTSRLARIVPREICGLTMPVLSPIDLFLGQGLHAFKDVCSEFSRTAHLLEFYRHVLARYDDDRFWRDLRATAERDPRASLGIGVVIYLITNIMGDFAPEMLMDWTVGALPPSALLWVDLYGRRTVFGKHPGSKLYLLLQRELETAGVSGRRPIKKSLLPSKLPPIVIRSLSHETISTRIARYRVQTRFILSRLRFHAVEGFRYAVESYRWQRHLDRLPI; translated from the coding sequence ATGGCCCTGGATTCGGTACAAATTCGCACCCGCTCTTTGCTACGCCGCCTGAAGAACGGTGACGTATCGAAGCCCTTGAGTCGCGAGCAGAAGATACATGAGGCCATCTTACTCAGCTTTTCCTCTCCCGTTCCCGATCAAGTCGGACAGCTGCTCCATCTTTCCAGCAGAGAATGGCAGAGATTGCTACATTGGCTCGACGTCAGCGGTCTTACCCTTTATCTGCTCGAGCGGTTCAAGGAATTGGGGCTGCGCGACACGCTTCCGCAACCCGTTCTCGACCGCTTGCAACAGAACATGGACGACAACAAGAAACGGACGCAGGGCATGCTGGAGGAGTCGATTGCCCTCCAGCGAGAGTTTCAGCAGGCCGGTCTTTCCTACGCCGTCATGAAGGGCGTATCGCTCTGTCCGATTTCGGTGCCTCGTCCCGAACTGCGGCATCAATTTGATCTTGATTACCTCATCGCCGAGCGAAGCGTTCCCGAAGCTCGCCGGGTTCTTGAGAGGAGGGGCTATCGCTTGTACGCGATCAGCGGCAAGAGTTGGGAGTTCAAGCTCAACGAGACGCCGCACGTCTCCACAAAAGATTTTTACAAGGATCTCCCCGACCGTGCTGTGGAGTTGCATCTGGAAACCGAGACCTCTAGCCAAACTTCGCGATTGGCCCGCATCGTTCCTCGAGAGATATGCGGCCTGACCATGCCTGTACTGTCGCCTATCGATCTGTTTCTGGGCCAGGGCTTGCATGCCTTCAAGGATGTTTGCAGTGAGTTTTCCCGTACAGCACACCTTCTCGAGTTCTACCGCCATGTACTCGCGCGTTACGACGACGATAGGTTCTGGCGAGATTTGCGCGCTACGGCGGAGCGCGACCCAAGGGCCTCCTTGGGAATTGGAGTGGTAATTTATTTGATCACTAACATTATGGGTGATTTCGCTCCCGAGATGCTGATGGATTGGACTGTGGGAGCCCTTCCTCCCTCGGCTCTGCTTTGGGTAGATCTATATGGCCGCCGAACTGTTTTCGGAAAGCATCCGGGCTCCAAGCTTTACCTCTTACTGCAGAGGGAGCTCGAAACAGCGGGTGTTTCGGGTAGGCGTCCGATTAAGAAATCGCTGCTTCCGTCGAAGCTACCACCGATTGTGATCCGTTCTCTATCGCACGAAACGATTTCGACTCGCATTGCGCGGTATCGTGTGCAAACCCGCTTCATTCTTTCCCGCCTGCGCTTTCACGCTGTGGAGGGTTTTCGTTATGCTGTCGAGTCGTATCGCTGGCAGCGGCATTTGGATCGGCTTCCTATATGA
- the recG gene encoding ATP-dependent DNA helicase RecG: MDLSTHVKFVKGVGERNAAALVQRGVETVEDLLYHLPFRYEDRLHPRPIAELKAGEMASVIGEVRGSVLLHTRSMPLFEMTVAQGVDTVKAMWFRGTYLKDKFKLGQTVALYGKMEPSRSNAGKFKMLQPQFEILPEPGEEGGFEMLEMGRIVPVYETLGGTTAWGAKLGSKWMRRVVWDVLEELGREGTLDEPLPGALRKKLGLMDRLEALRRVHFPEAGTSMVDLQSSATPAHRRLIFEELFYLELGLELKRKRMRERTGVPFTTGTKVREAIKRVLPFHPTPAQKRVLGEIVADMQKPQPMRRLLQGDVGSGKTIVAMQAAIVAIENGYQAALMAPTEILATQHYLSAKKLLGDSYTVTLLTGSLDAQQKRLNRRKIFAGESELVVGTQALIQEKVDFANLGLVIVDEQHRFGVRQRFTLMKKPGTGDPDVLVMTATPIPRTLAMTVYGDLDVSVLDELPPGRTPIVTRRTGEERSEEVWAFVLKQVKMGRQAYIVYPMIEGAKEDQPELDFAVDPPAEVEEPKKRAAKKATKPKKLFSEKTVMRSATEMYDHLRAGALRDIRLGLLHGKLSADEKEVTMRRFQRGEIDVLVATTVIEVGVDVPNASVMVIEHAERFGMAQMHQLRGRVGRGAAKSYCILVTGARVSPQAEERVGAMVRTQNGFELAELDLAQRGPGEFFGTRQAGMPDFRVASLLRDRDLLEMAKKEAARFIERPYDVPEVEREMVRSQLKHQWQRRYGLVEA, from the coding sequence ATGGATCTTTCTACCCATGTGAAGTTTGTGAAGGGCGTTGGCGAACGCAACGCCGCTGCGCTGGTGCAGCGTGGCGTGGAAACGGTCGAGGACCTGCTATACCACCTGCCCTTTCGCTATGAAGACCGCCTGCATCCGCGCCCCATCGCGGAGTTGAAGGCGGGAGAGATGGCCAGCGTCATTGGCGAGGTACGCGGGAGCGTCCTTTTACACACGCGTTCCATGCCTCTGTTTGAGATGACTGTGGCGCAAGGCGTGGACACCGTGAAAGCCATGTGGTTTCGCGGGACCTATCTCAAGGACAAGTTCAAGCTGGGGCAGACCGTCGCGCTTTACGGAAAAATGGAGCCGTCACGGTCGAACGCAGGTAAGTTCAAGATGCTGCAGCCCCAGTTCGAAATCCTTCCTGAGCCTGGCGAAGAGGGCGGCTTCGAGATGCTGGAGATGGGGCGCATTGTGCCCGTGTACGAGACGCTCGGCGGTACGACCGCGTGGGGCGCCAAGCTGGGATCGAAGTGGATGCGACGCGTGGTATGGGATGTTCTGGAAGAGCTTGGTCGGGAGGGGACGCTCGACGAGCCGCTGCCGGGTGCGCTCCGCAAGAAGCTTGGACTGATGGATAGGCTCGAGGCCTTGCGCCGCGTGCACTTTCCGGAAGCCGGAACCTCTATGGTCGATCTTCAGAGCTCCGCGACACCCGCGCATCGGCGTCTGATCTTTGAAGAACTCTTCTACCTCGAACTTGGGCTGGAGTTGAAGCGGAAGCGTATGCGTGAGCGTACCGGTGTTCCCTTTACGACAGGCACAAAGGTGCGCGAGGCGATCAAACGCGTGCTTCCATTTCACCCGACGCCCGCGCAGAAACGTGTTCTGGGGGAGATCGTCGCCGATATGCAGAAGCCGCAGCCCATGCGGAGACTTCTGCAGGGCGATGTGGGTTCGGGCAAAACGATCGTAGCGATGCAGGCTGCCATCGTCGCGATTGAAAACGGGTATCAAGCAGCCCTGATGGCCCCTACCGAGATCCTGGCAACACAGCACTATCTCAGCGCGAAGAAGCTGCTGGGCGATTCGTATACAGTCACCCTGCTCACGGGATCTCTGGATGCGCAGCAGAAGCGTCTGAATCGGCGCAAGATTTTTGCTGGTGAGAGCGAGCTTGTGGTGGGGACGCAGGCGCTCATTCAGGAGAAGGTTGATTTTGCGAACCTTGGTCTCGTGATTGTGGATGAGCAACATCGCTTTGGCGTTCGACAGCGATTCACGCTGATGAAGAAGCCTGGGACCGGCGACCCGGATGTTCTGGTGATGACGGCTACACCTATTCCGCGAACGCTGGCGATGACGGTTTACGGCGACCTGGATGTGAGCGTGCTCGACGAGCTTCCTCCGGGGAGAACGCCGATTGTTACGCGACGCACGGGGGAAGAACGATCGGAAGAGGTGTGGGCCTTTGTTCTGAAGCAGGTGAAGATGGGACGTCAGGCCTACATCGTGTATCCGATGATCGAAGGCGCAAAGGAAGACCAGCCGGAGCTGGACTTCGCTGTCGATCCTCCTGCAGAAGTAGAGGAGCCGAAGAAGCGGGCTGCGAAGAAAGCGACGAAGCCCAAGAAGCTCTTCAGCGAGAAAACCGTCATGCGCAGCGCGACCGAGATGTATGACCACCTTCGTGCCGGAGCGCTCCGCGACATACGTCTGGGGCTGCTGCACGGCAAGCTCAGCGCAGATGAAAAAGAAGTCACCATGCGCCGCTTTCAGAGAGGCGAGATTGACGTCCTCGTGGCTACGACCGTCATCGAAGTGGGCGTGGATGTCCCGAACGCCAGTGTGATGGTGATCGAGCATGCAGAGCGGTTCGGTATGGCGCAGATGCACCAGCTGCGCGGACGTGTAGGGCGTGGAGCGGCAAAGAGCTATTGCATCCTTGTTACCGGTGCACGTGTAAGTCCGCAGGCGGAAGAGCGCGTAGGAGCTATGGTTCGTACGCAGAACGGCTTCGAACTTGCCGAGTTGGACCTTGCCCAACGCGGCCCTGGTGAGTTCTTCGGAACACGACAGGCGGGCATGCCTGATTTCCGTGTAGCGAGCTTGCTGCGAGACCGCGATCTACTGGAGATGGCTAAGAAGGAAGCCGCCCGATTTATCGAGCGGCCCTATGACGTACCTGAAGTAGAGCGGGAGATGGTGCGGTCTCAGCTCAAACACCAGTGGCAGCGACGCTATGGGCTGGTGGAAGCCTAA
- a CDS encoding response regulator encodes MRPKKIILCVDDNEQTLAIRTFLLETRGYRVLSAQRGSEALEIIAGIAPGSLDLLLCDLLMPQMDGNELIRRARELHPALPTLMVSGTVNSLDRGSNADVFLPKGASSPVELLERVRILVARKRGPKKAVQSQPAVELHITALAS; translated from the coding sequence ATGCGTCCAAAGAAAATCATTCTCTGCGTCGATGACAATGAACAAACCCTTGCCATCCGTACGTTCCTCCTCGAAACTCGCGGATACCGTGTCCTGAGTGCCCAGCGTGGCAGTGAGGCACTTGAGATCATCGCGGGTATTGCACCGGGTTCCCTCGACCTTCTTCTCTGTGATCTGCTCATGCCCCAGATGGATGGCAACGAACTCATTCGACGTGCGCGTGAGCTGCATCCCGCTCTTCCCACGCTCATGGTCTCGGGCACGGTCAACTCGCTGGATCGAGGAAGCAACGCGGATGTCTTTTTGCCCAAAGGCGCATCCTCTCCTGTAGAACTTCTGGAGCGCGTTCGCATCCTCGTAGCACGCAAGCGTGGCCCAAAGAAGGCTGTTCAATCGCAGCCCGCAGTGGAGTTACACATCACAGCACTCGCTTCGTAA
- a CDS encoding PhzF family phenazine biosynthesis protein, translating to MSNPIPQRELAWSQVDVFAEAAYEGNMLAIFHDGTGLSTAQMQSLARETNLSETTFILPQDAEAEAREGVQVRIFTTQEELPFAGHPTLGTASWLCWNHPVLRGSSKIRMRLKGGVIDVQFKPSSDGERGIYGEMQQFDPVFSETHSHAAVAKALGLLPEDLDASLEPQTVSTGLSFCIVALRDPSVLSRLSIPPDKSTQYLATTGARFFYCVARSESESETWHARMQFYNGEDPATGSAAGCAVSYLVHHSVAPSGTPIVLKQGLEMLRPSRIIASATRTEDGVGKVFIGGRTIHVAKGRFFLP from the coding sequence ATGTCAAACCCCATCCCGCAACGTGAACTGGCCTGGTCCCAGGTCGACGTCTTCGCCGAAGCTGCCTACGAAGGCAACATGCTGGCGATCTTCCACGACGGAACCGGCCTCTCCACCGCGCAGATGCAGTCGCTTGCGCGAGAGACAAATCTCTCCGAGACCACTTTCATTCTTCCGCAGGACGCCGAAGCCGAGGCGCGGGAGGGTGTTCAGGTGCGCATCTTCACCACGCAGGAGGAACTCCCCTTTGCCGGGCATCCGACACTTGGCACGGCAAGCTGGCTCTGCTGGAATCATCCTGTGCTTCGCGGTTCTTCGAAGATCAGGATGCGACTGAAGGGTGGCGTCATCGACGTTCAGTTCAAACCGTCCTCTGATGGAGAGCGGGGCATCTATGGTGAAATGCAGCAGTTCGACCCTGTGTTCAGCGAAACGCATAGCCATGCTGCCGTAGCAAAGGCACTCGGTCTACTGCCAGAAGACCTCGACGCATCCCTGGAACCTCAGACAGTATCCACAGGCTTGTCGTTTTGCATCGTGGCTCTGCGCGATCCATCCGTTCTCTCACGACTCTCGATTCCCCCAGACAAGTCAACCCAGTATTTGGCGACAACGGGCGCCAGGTTTTTCTATTGCGTGGCTCGTTCGGAAAGCGAGTCAGAAACCTGGCACGCACGCATGCAGTTCTACAACGGGGAAGATCCAGCCACAGGATCCGCCGCTGGATGCGCTGTGAGTTATCTGGTCCATCACAGCGTTGCGCCTAGTGGAACCCCGATCGTGCTTAAGCAGGGGCTCGAGATGCTTCGTCCGAGTCGGATCATCGCAAGCGCTACGCGTACCGAGGACGGAGTGGGAAAAGTGTTTATTGGAGGTCGCACCATCCATGTTGCAAAAGGACGCTTTTTCCTTCCCTGA